A genome region from Gadus chalcogrammus isolate NIFS_2021 chromosome 5, NIFS_Gcha_1.0, whole genome shotgun sequence includes the following:
- the ism2a gene encoding isthmin-2: protein MSMPLRCVTLRLRGKDTRRGHEKTRIGREEERTDASAERASSDTGVVLPGATPVASHQRSKDCGVRPEKMTSEGLQLWIVVLALGSVAVHGYPSKINVKERVDASAAQVALGSSGGDRQPTLEELQGENLLQTLPPASSSREGRWSKHRLQGLLPQPAPEEEPQPFILDLRNFPDLANADLGAQNPNIQVTIEVVDGPQREAEVEMEMDLVKDGQRNDWSASSEMPEGHRKLFWPLFWEYPDPVEEGAPGLAAEPTGRDYGQDPEEPALSGVGGDWGSRWNKGWDIKDNSEYEEEWSHWAPCSVSCGQGTQKRLRSCGYACTATESRTCDLDGCPDDMDAVSSPTPPQTTNSTDALDTNVDSCEKWLSCKNDFLRQYLHQVLTELPSCPCAYPSEAVYSAVHLADPRLRHTYRWRDASGPKERLDIYKPSARFCLRSMLSYDSTTLAAQHCCYDDQMRLITRGKGAGAPNLISTEFSPELHHKVDVLPWILCKGDWSLFHSVRPPNNGLACAHNPGEEVYRDELREAREY, encoded by the exons CTGTAGCAAGCCATCAGAGGAGTAAAGACTGTGGTGTGCGTCCGGAAAAGATGACCAGTGAAGGTCTCCAGCTTTGGATAGTTGTCCTGGCTTTGGGGTCAGTGGCAGTCCATGGATACCCGTCCAAGATCAACGTCAAGGAGAGGGTCGATGCTTCAGCCGCTCAG GTAGCGTTGGGGAGCAGCGGGGGAGACCGGCAGCCCACTCTGGAGGAGCTCCAGGGGGAGAACCTGCTCCAgaccctcccccctgcctcctcttccAGGGAGGGGCGCTGGTCCAAGCACCGTCTCCAGGGCCTCCTGCCACAGCCAGCACCAGAGGAGGAGCCTCAGCCTTTCATCCTGGACCTGAGGAACTTCCCCGACCTGGCCAACGCAGACCTGGGCGCCCAGAATCCTAACATCCAG GTGACCATCGAGGTGGTGGACGGGCCCCagagggaggcggaggtggagatggagatggaccTGGTGAAGGACGGCCAGCGCAACGACTGGTCCGCCTCCTCGGAGATGCCCGAGGGCCACCGGAAGCTCTTCTGGCCCCTGTTCTGGGAGTACCCGGACCCCGTGGAGGAGGGGGCACCCGGGCTGGCCGCCGAGCCCACCGGCCGGGACTACGGCCAAGACCCCGAGGAGCCCGCCCTCagcggggtggggggagacTGGGGGTCTCGCTGGAACAAGGGCTGGGACATCAAAGATAACTCTG agtaCGAGGAGGAGTGGAGCCACTGGGCCCCCTGCAGTGTCTCCTGTGGCCAGGGCACCCAGAAGCGCCTGCGTTCCTGCGGCTACGCGTGTACGGCCACCGAGTCCCGGACTTGTGACCTGGACGGCTGCCCCG ATGACATGGATGCGGTGAGCTCTCCTACTCCACCCCAGACCACCAACAGCACGGATGCCCTTGACACAA acGTGGACAGCTGCGAGAAGTGGCTGAGCTGCAAGAACGACTTCCTCCGTCAGTACCTGCACCAGGTGCTGACGGAGCTGCCCAGCTGCCCGTGCGCCTACCCCTCGGAGGCGGTGTACAGCGCCGTGCACCTGGCCGACCCGCGGCTCCGCCACACCTACCGCTGGAGGGACGCCAGCGGGCCCAAGGAGCGGCTGGACATCTACAAGCCGTCGGCCCGCTTCTGCCTGCGCTCCATGCTCTCCTACGACAGCACCACGCTGGCCGCACAGCACTGTTGCTACGACGACCAGATGAGGCTGATCACGCGCGGGAAGGGCGCCGGCGCGCCCAACCTCATCAGCACCGAGTTCTCACCGGAGCTGCACCACAAGGTGGACGTGCTGCCCTGGATCCTGTGCAAGGGCGACTGGAGCCTGTTCCACTCGGTGCGGCCGCCCAACAACGGGCTGGCCTGCGCCCACAACCCCGGGGAGGAGGTGTACCGGGACGAGCTGCGGGAGGCCCGCGAGTACTGA